From Leptidea sinapis chromosome 3, ilLepSina1.1, whole genome shotgun sequence, a single genomic window includes:
- the LOC126979397 gene encoding acetylcholinesterase-like, producing MRVLVAALAALLARASANPHEHRARHHAPDHASHYPAPAPPQPYHGHGEAVRYNPELDTILPRTETHETSSKRARLEETETSSKRAHDERFYSNHERIEEFMSDEPHFGPDEDDPLIVRTRKGRVRGITLTAATGKQVDAWFGVPYAKKPLGDLRFRHPRPVESWGEEILNTTTLPHSCVQIIDTVFGDFPGAMMWNPNTDMDEDCLYINIVTPRPRPKNAAVMLWVFGGGFYSGTATLDVYDPKILVSEEKIVYVSMQYRVASLGFLFFDTPDVPGNAGLFDQLMALEWVKDNIEYFGGNPHNITLFGESAGAVSVSLHLLSPLSRNLFSQAIMQSGAATAPWAIISREESILRGLRLAEAVHCPSSKTDMGPMIDCLRKKSADELVNNEWGTLGICEFPFVPIIDGSFLDEMPRRSLAHHNFKKTSILMGSNTEEGYYFILYYLTELFPKEENVGISREQYLQAVRELNPYVNDIARQAIVFEYTDWLNPDDPVKNRNALDKMVGDYHFTCGVNEFAHRYAETGNNVFTYYYKHRSKNNPWPSWTGVMHADEINYVFGEPLNPGKNYSPEEVEFSKRLMKYWANFARSGNPSINAGGDKTKVHWPVHTTTGREYLSLSLNSSSIGRGLRVKQCAFWQKYIPQLIAATNKPENPQNCTNNALSLDTSFAPISFVLVSVINFIV from the exons ATGCGCGTGTTAGTTGCAGCGCTGGCAGCATTGCTGGCTCGTGCTTCAGCCAACCCTCACGAGCACCGTGCCAGGCATCACGCGCCAGATCACGCCTCGCACTACCCAGCACCAGCTCCACCACAGCCCTACCATGGTCATGGAGAAGCAGTACGCTATAACCCTGAGCTAGATACAATCCTGCCCCGTACTGAAACACACGAAACCTCTTCAAAACGTGCCAGACTCGAAGAAACTGAGACATCGTCGAAACGCGCTCACGATGAAAGATTCTATTCTAATCATGAACGAATTGAAGAATTCATGTCAGATGAACCACATTTTGGTCCAGATGAAGACGATCCATTAATAGTTCGCACAAGAAAGGGACGAGTTAGAGGAATTACACTGACAGCAGCGACTGGTAAACAAGTTGATGCGTGGTTTGGAGTACCTTATGCTAAAAAACCTTTGGGTGATTTGAGGTTTAGGCACCCTAGACCTGTTGAAAGTTGGGGTGAGGAAATACTTAACACAACAACACTGCCACATTCATGCGTCCAAATAATTGATACAGTATTTGGTGATTTTCCGGGTGCTATGATGTGGAATCCCAATACAGATATGGATGAAGATTGCCTTTACATAAATATAGTTACACCGAGGCCACGCCCAAAAAATGCAGCAGTTATGTTGTGGGTGTTTGGTGGTGGATTTTATTCTGGAACCGCCACATTAGATGTCTATGACCCTAAAATATTGGTATCAGAGGAGAAGATAGTGTATGTATCAATGCAATATAGAGTAGCGTCTCTTGGATTCTTATTTTTTGATACCCCTGATGTTCCTGGCAACGCCGGGCTATTTGATCAACTAATGGCCCTAGAATGGGTAAAagataatattgaatattttggagGAAATCctcataatataacattattcgGTGAATCTGCGGGTGCTGTGTCAGTCTCGCTCCATCTTCTTTCACCATTATCTAGAAATCTATTTTCCCAAGCGATTATGCAATCCGGAGCTGCAACAGCACCGTGGGCAATAATATCAAGGGAAGAAAGTATACTAAGAGGACTGCGATTAGCTGAAGCCGTACATTGTCCCAGTTCTAAAACCGATATGGGACCTATGATTGACTGCTTAAGAAAAAAAAGCGCTGATGAACTAGTCAATAATGAATGGGGTACGCTGGGAATATGTGAATTTCCTTTCGTTCCTATTATAGATGGATCATTTTTAGATGAAATGCCAAGACGATCTCTGGCCCATcacaactttaaaaaaacaagtaTTTTAATGGGTTCCAatacagaagagggctattacTTTATTCTCTACTATTTAACAGAGTTATTTCCTAAGGAAGAAAATGTAGGTATATCAAGAGAACAGTATCTTCAAGCTGTAAGGGAATTAAACCCATATGTAAATGACATAGCTCGACAAGCAATAGTGTTTGAGTATACTGATTGGTTGAATCCTGACGATCCAGTAAAAAATCGAAATGCTCTTGATAAAATGGTCGGTGATTATCATTTCACCTGTGGAGTGAATGAATTTGCTCATCGGTATGCTGAGACAGGAAATAATGTGttcacttattattataaacaccGGAGTAAGAATAATCCATGGCCTTCATGGACAGGTGTAATGCATGCGGACGAAATCAACTACGTGTTTGGTGAACCTTTAAATCCCGGAAAGAACTATTCTCCAGAAGAAGTTGAGTTTAGCAAGCGTCTGATGAAATATTGGGCAAACTTTGCTAGATCGGG AAACCCATCTATTAATGCTGGAGGTGATAAAACAAAGGTCCATTGGCCCGTCCACACTACTACTGGCAGAGAATATTTGTCTCTATCTCTGAATTCAAGCAGTATTGGTCGCGGTCTACGTGTAAAGCAGTGTGCTTTCTGGCAAAagtacataccacagttaattGCTGCTACCA ACAAACCAGAAAATCCTCAGAACTGTACCAACAATGCTCTGTCATTAGATACTTCGTTTGCGCCGATAAGCTTTGTACTGGTCTCTGTTATTAactttatagtttaa